The window cagcggcagcaattgcagcagcagcagcagcaacaacaacaatcacatcaacaacaaccacatcaacaacatccaAATCGACAATCACATCCTCAACTCCCGCCGCAGCAGGGCTTGCTCGAGCAGTACGCGCTGCCCAATACGGCGTTTTACAACTTCCAGACGGACTTTATCGGGAACATGTGGACCAACGCGTTCAACGATTCGGCCGAGATTGACTGGGCCAGCGCCATTGAGAGCTGGGGGACTACTTGACGGGGGCGTCGACCTCAAGTCAAGGCCCATGCCCGCTATTCTGCTTTTATATATCTGCAAAACATCAGACGTGATTTTCCCGTCTCGTGACTGTTTTAAGTCTTATCTTATTATCATCAATCATATACAGACAGGTAAAAACGTGTCCTTGTCAGCAGAGGACCTGCTCGCTGTTGCTCGTCACCTCGGTGCTTTGAACGGCGCATATGCTCTTCATCTTCACGTCCTCCGTCCGTGATACTGCTCCCGTTTCCAGCGTAGCCTTCGTCTCCCAGACGAGCCGCGATAACAAGTCGATCCCGGCCCGGACCCCGTCGACAGTCCGGATGTCCGGCGGGAGGGCTCGCAGGATGTCCCCCTCCAGGGCCGTCATGCCGGCGCAGCCGAGAATGATGCTCGTCGCCCCGTCGTCGATCAACGGCCTCGCGCACGCAGCGATacggtcgacgacgacatgccGCTCTAGACTCTCCAGCTCAAGAGGCCCGAGCCCTGTCGGCGCCACGCCGGCCGAGGCCCCGCCGAACCCGAGATCCGCGACGGAGGCGGTCAACGGGGGGCCCCATGCCCGCGACGTAGTGACGATGCCGAACCGCCCCCCCGCTTGGCTTGCCTCCCGCAGCGCGGCGTGGAAGATGCCCGTGACAAAagggacgacgccgaagccgacggtgccggtgacggtgccggtgccggcgctgAACAGCTCGCGCAGGGCGTGGACGAGCGGGTGGtccgagaagcagcagacCAGCACGCCGTCGGGGGGCTTGTGGGCGGCAATGTGGGCGATGACGCGCGGGAGCATGGCCCTCGTCGACTGCTCGGCCTGGGCAGCGTTCTCGATGCAGGGCGGGCagtcggcgaggccgcggccgtcgaggaaggaTATCTCGGGGCCgggagacgatgacggcgatgatgacggtgatggtgagCCGTAGGCGCGACGGAGGTCGTCCGTCATGCGCGTCGTGGAGATGGGGACGATGCAGAGCAGCCTCGTCGGACTCCCGGCGGGGGCCATGCTATGAGATTTACgagaggaaaggggggggggagactCGGGCTTTATGAGAGGATCATGAGAAGCTTATAGAGCAGGACGGCTAGCCGGGATAGAAGAGGATAGAGAAGGCCCTTTGAGATGGGGGAAAAGACGAAGAGAGTAACACGAGAAAGAGGCTGTCCGTTTTCAGCAGCGAATTCAACCGCCCCTCGGCCGATTCAACAGCTTAGCCGCCcgtcttcccccctctcccctctccctccccccctccgtgCGTTGACTCGGTTCTTTTCGTTCGTACTAGGGGATTAAGCTATATGCATGGCGCCGAATGCACGTCTTCCTGCCATCTCGGCACTTGAGATGCACGGCTCGTACGATTCGAGGCCCCCTCTTTTCAGGGTGAAGGTGAAATATTCTAGGGGATTttgagggaggggggaagggtggATTTCCGCATAGGGGAGAGTTCGTTCAAAACCTTGACGTAAACATCCATGGCTGTATGCAGGCCGAGGCGttgccggaggaggcggacgagAGTCCGATGCGGAGGCACGACGGACTAACACGGTGTGGATGGCGGTGGAGATGTCATATGGATCGAATAATGGGATGAATAAGAATGAGCATAAAGTCATCATGACGAGATGGATGTCACCCCCTCGTCCCCTTTTCTCTACATATTCTTGCGTGGGTGTGATGATCCTGCGTGATCCAAGACACATACATATACACATAAGTAGACTCACTTACACACCACACTTACACACGTACACATTCATGCTCCTAGGACCAACATCTCTACCTGTCAGATGCCTCTTTCAACGAAAGATGAGAAACCAAAGAGCTCGCTCGCTCACAAGCAGAATGACTGAATAAACGACAACGCTACGAACACCGTTCATCTCCCCCTTCTACGCTATCTTGTCCTCGcccatctcggccgaggccttGGACGGCGTCTGCTCCCGCCCGTCGAGCACCTGCAcccccgccgtctcggccggcccAAAGGTGCCAAAGTAGTCGGCATCGTCCACGGCGCGCGGGTCCCTGATGGGGAACGCGCCGTGCAAGAGCCAGTACGTCCCGCCGGCCAGCGTGCACCCCAGCGGCCAGGCGAGGTAGTACAGGTGAGACCAGCCCgccacctcgacggccgggtcCCTCACGCGCTGCACGAAGCCCGGCAGCAGGCTAAAGGTGCCCAGCGTccaggagacggcggcgcgccagttgacgccgccgtggaACCAGTAGATGCTCTCGGGCGTGGCCTCGTACAGGTGCGTCAGCttgaggcggcgggcgcgcACGAGGTAGTAGTCGGCGAACATGACGCCCGTCATGGAcccgaggaagacgccgtAGCCGCCCATGACGGTCAGGAACTTACTCGCGCCGTTCATCAGCTGCCACGGCTGCatgacgaaggcgaaggccgccgtcaggtagccgccgcggcgcagATTGAAGAAGCGCGGCAGCAGGGCCGACAGGTCGATGCCGTTGGACAGcgcgttctcggcgacggcgatgccgagctgGGCCAGGATGAAGGCCAGGCtcgcgaagaagacggcggcccTCGCGCCGGGCGAGTGGCCGTAGTGCGCCTGCAGCGCGTCGAGGAAGCGGTAGGGCTCCCACACGAGCGTGCCGTGGGTGCCCGGGAACAGCTGGGCGGCGCACGAGGTGCATatgatgccggcgagggcgacgaggatggtgttgaaggGCACGAAGAGCAGCTGCGAGACGAGCTGGTcgcgcggccgccgggcGAAGCGGGTGAAGTCGGACTGGCTGAAGATGTGCGTgctgatgccgccgatgttGGTGCACACGCCCAGCGCCAGCATCCAGCCGAGCCGGGCGCCCCGggcctgctcgacgccggccgtcgccgtgatGTCGGAGACCATCGgccccgcgccgccggccgtggcgacGCACCACACGAGCAGCGCGAGGACAGTCGGGATGACGGTACAGGCGGCAACGGCGAAGGGCACGTGGTAGCGCTCCGGGCGGACGTAGATGAGCGGCAGGCAGAGCAGcgagaagaggatgaagccGACAAAGTCGGCGGTCGTCATggtgccgccggccaggGGCGTGCTGAGGCTCTGGCTGAAGGAGGGCGCCATGGATGAGATGAAGGTCCGCACGCATTGGCCGCCCCAGTAAACCTGGGTCGAGTACCAGATGAAGGACAGCACGATGCGCTGGACGAGGGGGAACAGGGCGCCGCGCATGCCCCAGCTGGCCTTCTGGAGGATGGAGAAGCCGATGTGCCACTTGGCCCCcggggcgccggcgagcacgcagacgacgccgacaatGCAGTGGCCGACGACTACGGTCAGCATGGCCTGCCAGACGttgaggccgagggcgatgagcgAGGAGCCCGTGGTCCAGCCGCCGATGTTGAAGGAGCCCGTGACGACCCAGAGGCCGACGAACTGCCACGGCCCGTAGGTGCGGCGGTGCGGCGGGAGCGGCCTGGTGTCGCGGTTCATGTAGGCCGTCGTGGCCACGTCCGTCTCACGGGCGACCTGCACGCGCCGGACGAGGGCCGTCAACCCGCCGGCCATGATGGTCTTGGagggtgatgttgatggtgatgttgatggtgatggtgttggtgttggtgttggtgtaTTGATGATCAGGTACCGTAGCTACCGTAGCTACCGTCGTATCAGCGGCGGCGCTCCGGATGCGCCCCCGTCGTGATGGACAAGACCGGACCTGGGGGCGGTCAAGGGGGAGGGttagggggagggggggatggaggggatgAGACCGGCCGGGAGGCACGACGTCAGTCACTAATAGAGACCTAGACCGGGATACGGGCAACTTGACAGGTAGGGCGAGAACAAAAAGAGGGCGACGCTACACCCGACTCGTCTcggggagaggagggggaggggggaggggggaggggagagaccGAAACTGGCTTTCTTCTCTCCGTTTAGACTCCGTTTAGACTGCGACGACTGCGACGTAGCTCGGAAGCTTAGATGGATAGTGGGCACACCACACGGATCGACGAGGGTTCAAAACTCTGGTCGGTTTCGCAGGACGGGAGCGAGTCGTGGTGGCATGGGTATGGGGGGGGGAATGGATGGGTATGGATGGGTATGGCAATATGGCAATATGGGAATATGAGAATGTGGGAATATGGGATTGTGGGAATATGGGATTGTGGGAATGTTGGAAAAGGGTAGAGTCTGATGGTTCCTCTTGTCTGTCCACAGTGTGATACGTCCCTGGAGATGATATATATATATTTGAAAGAAAATCATTctctctcatcttctccctcttcccccctcccttcatCTCGCTCTGCctgtcttcttctctcatttctctctctttcccctctcttctAACAGGGAACCGTATCCAGCATGACGGCAGGAAGAGGCACAGGAGATGACAtgtcgtggcggcggcgacggcggcgacagcggcgagcAGCAAcatacgcacacacacacacacacacacacacacagagagagagagagagagagagagagagagagagagaacgaCATGGGGGAGGGAAACGAGAAAACGAAGCCCAGTCTTACCAGATACGGTGTTCCCTACATGAGGTGGATGCGCTTGGCTGGCCAGAAACAAGCCCGCGATGGGCGGAGTACAGGGTCAGCTCACCGACTGTCGGGGTAgtcggggggagggggttcggGCATGGTCGCCGTGGTCCTGGGCGCGGCAGACATCCCAGGCGTTTCCAGGCGTTTGAAACAGGACGCGGCATCCatcgtccatccatccatgtTGCATCCGTTCTTCAGCCGCAGGAGGTCGTCACTTGTCAGACTGGTCAGTCAGGCCAGGCGCCTTCGTgtgcgtatgtgtgtgtgtgtgtgagtgtaTGTGTGATAGTTGCGCCATATGCAGTCAATGCAGTTACTGCAGTCACTGCAGTCATTACAATCACTGCAGTCGTGAGGGGAGAGCTCAGCCAAAGCCCCATGCGTAATTGCCTGGTTCCATGAGGTTGAAAATCCCTCTCTCGAGGTCCTCTTGGCCCCCCTTGGTCCCGTCGGAGCCCTCGTGGCCCCCGGGGAGTGTCCCCGAAGAGACCCAAATTTACGGGCTGAGAGCCATGCTGCGCACACACAAGTTTGCAGCGGTGACGATGATCACCCCCGCCCAGACGAGGATAGGGCAGAGAAGACCTCCAGGGGGTTGTGACCAGGTACTCGGTaaggagaagaggggctgacggaaggggagaagacaagggtgggtgggtgggttttggagaagagaggagagagagagagagagagagagttggaagacaagggggggagaagacaGGGGGGAGacaagagggaggggagagacagacagagacagagagtgTGAGGAGAGTCCGAGAGACGACGGATCAGGGTTCGGGAACGAATCGACAGGGTTCGGGatcctcttttttccttctgGACCTTTGCCCCGAAGCCTCCAACAACCAACCCGCTCGCTCTTTGCAGGCTGCAGCTTTTCTTGTTTGCTCCTTTGTCTGGACTCTGGCTGGACGGGCGGGTCCTTGGCGATtaaggggggagggggggggggggggttggggttgAATGTTCAGACTGGGCTGCTCCCGGCCAAAGGTGCCAAGTCTATGTGGAATGCACATGCTATGCTGCTATGCTGCATGTTTGCTTCGTCCTTTACGGGCTGTTCGCTTAGCAAACACCCCTCAAGACAATGTCGAGAGTCAAGAGCAACTCACTCACTCGTCATTGGTCCCGTTGGAAGAAGCATCGTTGGCTGTTGTTGGCCGGCGTTGGTCATCGTGGCCCATCATGGCCCATCATGGCCTATCATTGcttccatctctctctctctctctctccagcACATGCTTGACGTACACCCACCTTAGCCGATGAaggtttttcttttttcccccatTGACACCGTGGTTTCCATAATGTTTGCTTCTGCAGCGGCAGGAAACCATCAACAGACAAACATACCTGTACATGCAGACAGATAAACAGACTATCGAAACACATGCAACCTCATTGTTCCTcgccccctttcccctcccgccccgGCCGTTCCCGTGTTGCTTCGCAATTCTCCAAAGAACCGaaagcggccgaggccacgcTTTGTGCCACTCGACTCTGCCGCCGTATGTACTGTATGGCTTCTCTCGTCCCGACTCTTCCCTGTGGCTCGACGCTATTGTGGCGTGTTGGAGGGTTCATGACGACAAATCATACGCTTGCTGTGACCATATTTTGCAACTTTagccgccccctccccccccatctGAGACCTCGACCCGGAGACTAGAACCCAACCCCCACGAGGTTATCCCCATGGACACGCGCAGGCGGGCAGAGGACTGTGTGGTGCACTTGTTcgaaaaggaaaaaaaggagtGATCGGCGGGTACTTAATGGGGAAACGTAGACACACATTCCTCGTCCCGGCCCGTTGCTGCAGTGTTTGTATTTGTTGAGTAAGTGATAATAGCCGGCAGCCATCTCGATGCCGTGCAGACGCCAAATGCTGCTTCATTGGTGATACCTTCACTTCCTCCGCCCTTTATCAGATAGAGGCACATCATATGTCCCGTCACATCTTCCATCACACTCATCACACTCATCACATCCATCACATCCGTCACAACGCCATACACCACCCCAACACTTTGTTTGTCCCGAATCCCACCTACATGTTTGCCTCCCCCGACCTCTCGCTCAACCCgccccatccatcccccttTGTTCCATGATCCCCCAGAAGGCGCCGCCCCCtagccagcagcagcagaccaTGCCGGCGGCCCTGCCCGTCGTTGATTTGCGGTCCTTCGCGACGGTGGAggacctggccgccgagctgaTGCGCGTCGGCAGGGACCCCGGCTTCTTCtacgtcgtcggccacgacctgggcgacgccgccgccgccgctgtgtTTGCCCGCGCCGAGGCCTTCTTCAACGCGCCCCTACCGGACAAGCTGGCGTACGCGAATGGGAGTGGCGATCTGGTCAGTCTGCGGCCCAGCATGTTGCTCTATCCTTGTTTTAAGCCTCTGTTCAGCACAATGAGTGGGAGAAATATGAGACATGCATGTGCTCACCGCCGACCTGGTTTGCTGATCTTTGCCATCCTACTATCTAGGGTTATACGGGACTGAGAGAAGAGACGTAAGTTATCCTGTACTCTTCGTCAACTCATCAACCAACATGTCCGAAGTCTCTAACGTTGAATCCCAGGCTCTCTGGTGCCGGGCCCGGTGACGTCAAGGAATCCTTCTACCTTTCGGACCCCGGAAGGACCACGCAGCCTCTCCCAGCAGAGTTAGAAGCTGGCCGCAAGGGGATGGCTGCGTTTTTCGCCGCCTGCGATGCCCTGGCCAAGACGTTGTTAGAAGGAATCGCCGTCGGTCTCGGTGTAAGTcccccgtccgtcccgcAACAAATGCATCATATATGATTCGCGG is drawn from Colletotrichum destructivum chromosome 6, complete sequence and contains these coding sequences:
- a CDS encoding Putative asp/Glu/hydantoin racemase translates to MAPAGSPTRLLCIVPISTTRMTDDLRRAYGSPSPSSSPSSSPGPEISFLDGRGLADCPPCIENAAQAEQSTRAMLPRVIAHIAAHKPPDGVLVCCFSDHPLVHALRELFSAGTGTVTGTVGFGVVPFVTGIFHAALREASQAGGRFGIVTTSRAWGPPLTASVADLGFGGASAGVAPTGLGPLELESLERHVVVDRIAACARPLIDDGATSIILGCAGMTALEGDILRALPPDIRTVDGVRAGIDLLSRLVWETKATLETGAVSRTEDVKMKSICAVQSTEVTSNSEQVLC
- a CDS encoding Putative purine-cytosine permease; this translates as MAGGLTALVRRVQVARETDVATTAYMNRDTRPLPPHRRTYGPWQFVGLWVVTGSFNIGGWTTGSSLIALGLNVWQAMLTVVVGHCIVGVVCVLAGAPGAKWHIGFSILQKASWGMRGALFPLVQRIVLSFIWYSTQVYWGGQCVRTFISSMAPSFSQSLSTPLAGGTMTTADFVGFILFSLLCLPLIYVRPERYHVPFAVAACTVIPTVLALLVWCVATAGGAGPMVSDITATAGVEQARGARLGWMLALGVCTNIGGISTHIFSQSDFTRFARRPRDQLVSQLLFVPFNTILVALAGIICTSCAAQLFPGTHGTLVWEPYRFLDALQAHYGHSPGARAAVFFASLAFILAQLGIAVAENALSNGIDLSALLPRFFNLRRGGYLTAAFAFVMQPWQLMNGASKFLTVMGGYGVFLGSMTGVMFADYYLVRARRLKLTHLYEATPESIYWFHGGVNWRAAVSWTLGTFSLLPGFVQRVRDPAVEVAGWSHLYYLAWPLGCTLAGGTYWLLHGAFPIRDPRAVDDADYFGTFGPAETAGVQVLDGREQTPSKASAEMGEDKIA